Genomic window (Gasterosteus aculeatus chromosome 1, fGasAcu3.hap1.1, whole genome shotgun sequence):
CACACAGCTTCTTGGAATCTATGCTCTGCGGGAACAACAGAAGCCAAAGTTACCTCCGCTCCACTCAGAACCTGAGGCGTGCAActtgaaaagtgtgtgttttactttgcAAGTGGGACAGGACAGATTGGGGGCAAAGCTTAATTGTGTGTTGGGAGGATGAACAGAGATATCAAGCCTAAGTAAAAACATGTATAATCAGAGAACAGATACGCGCCACATTTCTGTACTGAATCACTAGATTACAATATGCCACCCTAATTCTTACTCTTAAGTAAAAAGGTCAGCCGGCTAACTTGTCTGCAAACAGTGAATGGTGTCATTACTACCACTCATAGGGCACCTGAATGGGGTTTGGGGGAAGCAGTGGGAGGCTGGCCACTTTTGCTGatctttccttctctgcctGCAGCGCCTTCTTCCTGGCATTGATGCATCTACAGGCAAGCAAATGAAAATACTTATTGTTCTGACTTATTTCCAGCAGCTTTATACATCTTTGAGGCAAATGTTTAAGGAAGCTGCTTACCGGTTTTGCCTCTCGTCCTCTTTAAGCCGCTGTGATTTGAGCTCCTTGAGGGCTTCCCGATAACGCTCCTCTGCTTTGACATgattttcttcctccctctgagcTATGGCTTCCAAGTCAGGCTCCTTgtgcaaataaaaagaaagacaaaaggaaatgtCACCGTATTGTTTAGTTTCAGCTGTTCCTTGTTTGTTCGTTAATTTCCCTTTTGGGGTCTCCAAATGAACcttacattttcttttgcacTTCTGTGTCCCTGACCGACCAGCTGGAGGCTCTCCTGGTAGAGCCTCTGCAGTGCTTGGAGCTTCTCCCTCTGCTGTTGCTCCCAGTCGTCCCtcagctgcttctccagctgctccagctcTCGCTGCCGTCTCTGCTCAACCTCTCGACGGATCTGCAGTGAGATGTACCTCTGCTGCTCCCGCACCTGGAAGTCAGTGCaaaaatgtacatacatatgtaGTCTTATAAACAAAAGCATATTATGATCTCCACACAGAGGTGTCTTTCATTAAAAGTCAACCAAAAACTGCAAATTTAGTAAAGAATGGTTTAGGCCAAAGACTACAGGCAAAAATGCCAAATGccaacagtgaagaaaagggaCATGTTAGGGAAATATTTGATGTTCACTGCCTTCATGTTGTAACATATCACAGCactaacacaacaacaacaggagaaCTGGCAAACCAAACTCTTCTCAAATAGTAAACATTGGAATTTGTCTTTTGATCTCTTTACTGCCAGATTTCTTAAATTCTGGTTATTTTAATGAGGGAAATTTAAAGAGAGAACAGATTATgatatatacacaaacatatgCACACGTTTATTAGATTCCTTGTTCGTGTACACATACTTTAGATAGTCATGGTTCTATGTGGGGGAACGCGGCCTGTATCCATTTACGagtgaaaagaacattttgtagTCTGGCTCAAGTTTCAAACTGTTCCGTTCGGAACACTTGctattaacgttagcttacCTGTTGTATTCGTAATTTCCTCCGCCGTTCATGTTCCTCTCGGATTAAACGAGCCTCTTCGTTGGGACTTAGTCTTAATTTGGCaacttttctcttcattttcctcAAACATTGCCCGTGGCCATTTGCAAAAAAGCAGGTAATGCTAGTAATTATGTTAGCGCATGGCTAGTTAGAATTAGCTTCATAGCGCTGCAGACATCACAACTTATACATTATGGCtttacacttaaaaaaaaatcgtGCTTACTATAGAAACGTTACCGAACAAAGATGAAATCAACCCGATGCGTTTTGTTTAAGACCAAAAATCCATGTCAACACAACGAAAAAAGAGAACGTTTTTATCCCACACGTCACATCCGGTGGGTTTAAACTGCCCGCCGGACCCGTTCCGTGATGACCAAAAATCCCCTTTTTCTACTACTGACCAAACATGGTTCCTACCCATTTTGTGTGGGGATAAAATGATATATCCTGCCTATATTATAGTAACCTAAATAAATATGATATCTTAAAATCAAACGACATGAAAGTAAATAACATTAAGCACTCAGAGCTGCAACGGTTACATTGTTAAAGCCGTTAGCTTCTCCCCAGGGGAGCGCAGTCGAGCTGGTGTGGAGAGAAGACTCACACTTCGTTCCTGGAAAGTAGTCCACGACTCCAGTGAATAACCGTTTGAGCAAGTGGGGACTATTGTACACCAACGGTGAGTTATATACTAAAATAAGTGTAATTTGAGcattcattttgagctacggtTCTGCGAGGTATCCTTTGAGACCAGCAAGGAGCTAATGCTAGCTAGTTTCGCTAGCTAGGAGCAGACATAAACAATTGAAcgcagctaacgttaacgttgaTATTAGTGCAGCCGATTTAAATAACAGTACGCGGCTATTATGAAGCAAAGATAGAAGACAGCAGCAGCGGGaccattttttttacatcctttacttaagtaaaagtgaTCATACCACACTGTAAATACTTCACTTCAAGTAAAAtactgtataaatacctgtattCCAAACATAATTATTACGGTCATGTTTTCCAAATTAttcgttttctcttttttatagTCATCATTTTatgatgtgtatgtgtgtcgtCAACCCTGCAGAGATGCACTGAGCAGATGACTGTACTCCATTGTGTCTTCGTTTAAATGGTTGAATCTTGCGGCTTGTCCTCTCGTCAGCCTTGTCATCATGTCTGGTGGACCAGCGGTGAGGGTCAGCATTGAGTCTACCTGTGAGAAGCAGGTGCAGGAAGTGGCCCTGGATGGAACAGAAACATACGTCCCCCCTCTTTCCATGTCCCAGAACTTGGCAAAGTTGGCACAAAGAATTGATTTCAGTCAGGGATCTGACTCTGAGGAAGATGGAATTGACGGCAAACCAAGGGACCGTGAGTGGACCAAGCAGGAgccggaggaagaggaaggtaaTGTGTGCTCAAGAGCGTGTCTACAGCCTGATCAGAGTTATGTCAAGCTGTCTGGACCCACTAGGATTTATCCACCACTGATGTTACTATTTAGATAAAGGTATTTCAGCTGCATGGCCCTCGTCGAAGTGGATGTGTCAATTTAATGAAAAGAGTTAAGGACTTTCACATCAATATCAAGTCAGACCTTCTTATGGTAGAATTaacataataaaacatatttaaataaaatataataataagttAAATAACTATAGTTTCTAAAACACCATCCATGTTTTAATACTCTAGTCACCATGACGCCGACCCAGGTGTAtggattcaaaataaaatatatttgtataatacAAGTCATATGGATTTTGTCCTCCCTGCTCTGATTAGCGGTTCTCTCACACAGGCACAGTGAAGTTTCAGCCGTCTCTTTGGCCCTGGGATTCAGTGCGTAACAACCTGCGCAGTGCCCTGACCGAGATGTGTGTGCTCCACGACGTGCTAAGTGTGGTGAAGGAAAAGAAGTACATGGCCTTAGACCCAGTGTCTCAGGATCCAACAGCTGGAAAGGTAAAGTACCGAGTCACTACTATCACTTGCACAGTGCTGGAGATATCAGCTGGAGAGATGTCGGCCTTCTCCCCAATATTATTGGACCATATGGCAAttgggtatatatatattaaaaaaacagcaattccAGATATCTTGATGAGGTTTGTCAAGAAAATCCACAGACCATGTTGTACGTAGTTTCATCTGGGAAATATTCTCCTTCCAACGAATTACTACCTACAGGAAACCGCTTACTGTAAGGGCTGTGGATCATGTTCAGTCATATTGATGGCCAAAATTCCCAAAACAATGAAACTTACACTAAAACAATCCAGATTATATTCATAACGCTTTCATTTCTTGCCCTCAATCAGACCCCCCAGGTGTTCCAGCTGATCAGTAAGAAGAAATCATTGGGCACAGCAGCACAGCTCCTGCTGAAGGGAGCGGAGAAGCTCAGCAAGTCCGTGGCAGAGAACATGGAGAACAGGAGGCAGAGAGACTTCAATTCCGAGCTGCTGCGACTCCGTTCCCAGTGGAAGCTCCGCAAAGTGGGAGACAAGATCCTGGGAGACCTCAGCTACCGAAGCGCAGGTAAGAAGGCCTCTAAAGCGTCCAGTCAATTGTGTAAACTGGTGTCTCCCAAGCTAAACATGTTTTGCCTGCTTACCTGTGCAGGATCCCTGTTTCCACACCATGGCACGTTTGAGGTGATCAAGAACACAGACCTTGATCTGGACAAAAAGCTCCCAGAGGACTACTGTCCCCTTGATGTCCAGATCCCCAGTGATTTGGAGGGATCTGCTTATATCAAAGTGAGAGGGAAACCACCAGACACATTCCACGACTATAAAGATATGTGTGTTTTGACTTGTTAAATTGTCCACTGCATGGCAATCAAGGGGTGTTTATGTCTTCAGGTATCCATCCAGAAGCAAGCTCCAGACATCGGTGATCTGGGAACCGTGACCTTGTTCCGCAGGCCGCCAAAAACCAAAGCTGGTACGTTTCCAtgttcactttttatttatgtatttgacatttatttaaccaggtaaaatccATTGAGAACCAATTCTCACTGACGTGACATTGCTCGTCTTCGGATAGGCGGTAAACTTCTCTTTGCCTTTAGAAAAGTAATTGTACCTCATATCGAACATTCCCCTGATCTCTTCGCTGTCCTCTCTCCTTTGTTTCCGTCCAGGTACCCAACAGTGGCATGTGAAGCTAGAGGCGGCTCAGAACGTTCTGCTGTGTAAGGAGATCTTCGCCCAGCTGTCCAGGGAGGCTGTCCAGATTAAATCCCAGATCCCTCACATTGTTGTAAAAAACCAGATCATCTCCCAGCCATTCCCAGGTCAGAAGGCTCCTGCCATGCTTTAGTGAGCATGACGTGTACGTAgcatatttaagaaaaaaagttCACTATAATCCTTTGCTACTTTTTAATAATTCTGAGTTGCCATACCATATTTTAAAAGTGGACGAATGACATGTGTTTGATATGGAATAAAAGATTATTCCAGGACCGCAAGACTGCGTGATCAGGTAACCTGATAAAGGTCAATGAACTGTTTATTTTCAACCTACAGCTGCTTAAAAGCCCTTGCTctattgtgaaaaaaatattgCAAAAGACGATAAATAAATGACCggaatcagaaatcaggaaacctttattgccataatatggcagatatacaaggaatttgacttggtggttggtgcgtaacagcagacagtacgacaatggatgacaagacaacagtgcataaggaataaaataaaaaataatgctatgggaAGAGCTGTTTTTACAGTAGTGGTTCATCCAGAGTAACAATATTGTCCCgatatttacatttgaattactttGGAACAGATTTCATCTTCTGGTCTCTGGATTTGGCTGTGATTTATTTAATAAGGAggcataaaaaacaaacatactgaggctgtttttgttgtctttcaggTCTGCAGCTATCCATCTCACTGTGCCACTCcacgggagagaagaagaaccacCGGGCGACTCCAGATAAACCCAAACCGGATGACCACCTTTACGTACTGGAACACAATCTGCATCAAATGATGAGAGAGGTGAAACACTGTGTGAACTCACTCCCTTTACTTCGTAAAGTGTTTTTGCAGATATAGAAGAAGAATCGAGGAGCCAAAATAGATTTGAAGCACGGTGcctattcttttctttcttttttttttgtaaaaaaaggaaagtcataatctttatttttgtcatgGATTGTGTGAAGACAAATAACAGCTATTATATCCTACTGGGATTTTTTGAAACTGAAATATCAAATACCGTATGTATCTGCTTCTAATATCCTTTACTGGTGTCCTTTACTCCTCAGGGATGAATGTGTTTCTGGGCTCGACGGAAATTTTTTACACACAGGATAAAATGATCATATAATATACACAGAATACTTGCTTTGTTTTGACATTTCTGTGCTATTGTTCTATGAATAACGTCACCAGTGAGGTTTTGGAGCACAGTATAATTTTGCAGTAGAAGTCTGTACTAATTCATCTCCGGTTTCGGTTACAGTTTCACAAGCAGCAGCTGAGCTCAGTGGTGATGCCGCATCCCGCCAGCGCGCCCTTTGGGCACAAACGCATGCGCCTCGCGGGGCCGATGGCCTACGACAAGGCCGAAATCACCAGCTTGCAGCACAATGAGGGGCTTCTCGAGAAGATCATCAAACAAGCCAAACACATCTTCCTACGCAGCAGGTAACTTAAACTGTGCCGGCTATGGTTTGAATTTGAAGACAGATATGATCAGCTATGTCATTGTGTCACAAAACTACAATAATGTTAGGAGCTTACAAACTTCCTACTATGCAAGTACCGGTAGAAGTACTGTATGTAAATCCGGGCAGGGCCGTTGGGGTTATAATGCCACGGTTTGCATTGAGATGACTCGATGTAGTGCCAATGAGTCATATTTGCCTCGTTGCAGTAACCAAACATTGCTACATCTACATGATCCGAAATTTCCAAACAGGCCTCTGAATTGTTGCAATTCCACGTTCGACCAGAAGGTGCTGCCCCTTCTGTTCGCTCATCATAGTTTTATCTAAAGAAAGCAGAATAATTCACAATATTTCGACTATGCAGAGTGAAGCCTCGTATTAGTTGTTATTTGTATCACTTACCTCGTGTTTGCGATCCCCAGGACGGCGCGGACCATCGACAGCCTGGCCAGCCGCATTGAGGACCCACAGATTCAAGCTCACTGGTCCAATATCAACGACGTGTTCGAGTCCAGCGTCAAGGTGCTCATCACCTCTCAGGGCTACGAGCAGATCTGCAAGTAAGTGGGGGACACGAGGGAAGGATGAAGTAGGACTCAATGTGGGGAAATACAGGTGAGAATCTGCAAACGTATTAATGAGCTGTTGTTGGCATCTGTAGGCTCTTTAACGACATTTCAAATGATGTAGATTAAAAGCTAGGAATTGTGATCAGAGGAAAATCATATCTTCAATGTATTGTCCTTGTTTTCCTTCAGTTTACTGAACTGGAAATAATGTCGACAGACTCTTGCATGGATATGAAAGTCAGGCAGCAAAAAACTATGatgtttcttgtttgttttccttagTCCCTCATTCTGGCTTGACATGTTTTGCGCCCTCAGGTCCATTCAGCTGCAGCTGAACATTGGGGTGGAGCAGATCAGGGTGGTGCACAGAGATGGTCGTGTCGTCACGCTGTCACACCAGGAACAGGAACTGCAGGACTTTCTCCTCTCACAGGTATCACAGATACTGCACTTGTGCTTGTGATAAATAGTACTTAAGTAGAAGTTCAAGGTACTTGTACtgtactttttcattttaagctaCTTATTACTTGTGCTCTTCTGGACCTGAGAGgtaaataatttattttgggatttttttcattcCCTTCCTGTCCAGTGAACACCACGTATATTCTGATGTGTACATGTAGAATGTGATAAACTTTGTTTAGAAAATCCTCCTACTTCTTCAGCTGAATActgaaaactttaaaaagccTCTTACATCAGCTGGCAAAAGCATCATGGCAAAGCTGAAAACAGgctttgtttattctttttagCAATATGTGATTTTCACAGGACAGAGACACTATAAACATGAGATGATCTTATAGAATATGATATATTGATGTAGATTTAACTAGCCAAAAGGTTATAAAGGGGTTAAAAACATCTAGAGCTGTAAAATGCAACAAAGACATTGACGCTGAAGTAATATTGATCCAGAAATATCATACGTATAATAGTAAAACACTGACCGGAAACACTTTATTGCtataccttttatttattttactttttattcttCAAATTATATTTAGCTGACAGTAATTGCATAATTTTATTTGAGAACTGCTTTGAATGCAATATTTTCACACTGGTATGTCTTTGATTCACAGATGTCGCAGCATCAGGTACACGCAGTCCAGCAGCTGGCCAAAGTGATGGGCTGGCATGTTCTGAGCTTCAGTAACCATGTGGGCCTGGGCCCGGTGGAGAGCATCGGGAATGCCTCCGCCGTCACCGTCGCCTCTCCCAATGGAGAGTATGCCATCTCCGGTGAGACCAGTGTCACTAAAAATCCAAATGGGAAATCCTGCATTGCATCAAGATCTGTTGCATTTTTGAGTTAACTGTTCCACaccttttttccccaaaactAGGGTAGAAACCGTTGCATTGCAACACCCAGTCTCAACTACAAAATTGAAAAGATATCGGTCATTGATCAGACAAACCGCTTGATACAAGTTAAGGGATCATTAAGAAGGCAAACACACTTCCCACATAAACAACTCCTGCAATGCATTACATCAATATTTGGAATGAATGTTATCTGGCATGGAGATATGTTGGCACACAGACTGTCCTTATGAACTCATGGACCCCAAAAGTGTGAATGTGTTAACAGGAGCCGATCACTGATTTATCgtctgtgtgtatctgtttgGTTGTTGCAGTGCGTAACGGCCCAGAGAGTGGGTGCAAAGTCCTTGTCCAGTTTCCCCGCAGCCAAACCAAGGAGCTGCCCAAGAGCGACGTCATCCAGGACGCCAAGTGGAGCCACCTCAGGGGCCCAAGCAAAGAGGTCCACTGGAGCAAGATGGAGGGACGAAACTTTGTCTACAAGATGGAGCTCCTCATGGCTGCGCTGACTCCCTGTCCGTAGACCCGGTCAGTCTACGGACTCCTTACCCAACAAAGCCGTGGTTTGTATCCAGCCGAGTGGCCGGAAACTGGACAACTAAACACATAGCATAACTTTTTTTTGTAGAGAATAATTTTGTACAGGACTTCCCATGACAACGGCTTTGTTGTTGAAACTTATGTTTCCATCCTTCACACTTTTCTGAATGCTTCTATAGCCCCCTTTCCACCTCCAATAGTGTGTCTATTGCCTGTTATTGACAAATTAAAACATAACGTCTGTATGTATTTGTGCTGATTTGTCATAGCATCATTACAATAGGGATTTGAATTTCTAAGGGCTCCCAGGTTGATTGGTATTTTTTGTGAGGGATATGTTTATGTAGtcctcaaatatttttttatttctagtcTGACTAGAACGTTTTTGATAAACTGACATCCTTAATCTCAAAGAACCATTGGACTGAAGCTCAACTTTCTTAATGATTAACACTCTGAAGAATCCATATGCTAAGAAATCAGGAAATTCGTTTTACAAAGAcagtaaatacattatttattttccccagTGTCATGAGTGATATATTCACATTCCATCCAGTGTCACCAGCAGTTTGCTGTAAAAGCATGTGTATTCAATACAAATGTAAACGTCTTGGCAAACCATCTCACTGTATTTTAAGAACTTTGTAAgctaaaaaaggaagaaattcaTGTAGCCGTCCATTCCACGTGTTGACGCGTCTTCCTGTCAGACGTCCATCAGAGAGGCTGCAGCTCTGTTGCATCGGTCTCTGCATGAAAGAAAGGATTACACTTAACACAATGCGCTGATGTAGAGAAGCAAAAATAGAACTGCAGACCTTTGTTCTCAGACACACCCATTCTTCGCCTCTCTTCACAACCTTGACCCACATTCACGCCCGTCAAGCCACATTTTACGCAACATGTAGTATAGTTGTATGTGTCATCGCATATTTTACTTGTGAGAGTTTGTTAATGGGGAAAGTCTACCAGAGATGCGTCTATTCATGGGGAGATACTAAAAATGTATAGGGTAACATGTTTATCTTCTAGATATCACCATCTACAATTTATtacttacattaaaaaaataatttatacaagttttttttttttcaaccttgTCTTACCTGGCATCTGTTTTCTGCGTCTCCATGCGACTATCTTCCTGTAGGCCCTGTCCAGCAGCCACATGGCCAGCATGAGAAGGCCGGCCAAACAGGCCAGTGCTAAGGCAGAGACTGCCAGGTACTGGAGGTCCTCGTACAGGACCTCTGGAGGACAaggacacacatttattttcacaaaaaagaaaaacagctttGGGCACAGCACTAGTGctaggggttagagaaggtatgctgggaagcacaaggttggtggttcgattccaggctgccccatgttccatgtcgaagtgtccctgagcaagacacctaacccctaattgctccctgggcaaaaaatgtgaaaaagccaccatgggtttaaagtgtaatgtaagtcgctctggataaaagcgtctgctaaatgacctgtaatgtaatgtaatgtaacaatgtCCTGATCCTTATCGTTTAGTGACCAAAACAGAATTTTATAGTTCATACACATTGCTATTTTCACGTGTCATCCGTTtataacaaaacacaaaaatcctGTTGAGGTTGTTCATTAACTATGATAAACGCAGCTTGATCTGAGGATTTCCAAGGCACTTTGACTACAGATGCCGGAGTATCATCACGAATGTGTCCGAGTGCAGCCAGGGCCTGACCTGCTGCCACGGGAGCAGCTGGGGTTGAGGGCCTTGCTTAACGGCCACATCAGAGCTGGAAATGAAATTCGCTTGTCATATCCGCAGATAAGTGAGGGAAACCTGGGCCGGGACACTTGCCATTCCGACCAGTGTTACCACAAGGCTGTTGAGCAAGGCCTGATTAAAGTCAGACAGCCGTATGTAGCAGGTGTAAGAGTGAAATCAAGCTTTACCGACTTTCATTAAGTGACATTGCGTAGGACTCTGGGGCATCAGGCGGTGTGGTTGCAGATTGCAAATGACTGAATTCCCCTCTGCTCACTCCTCCCCGTTGCGGTTTGAGAGCAAAGGTAACGATGTGCGGTTACATTAGGTTTTTACTAAAAGTGTACCTCGTTTATTTGCAGAGGCCCAGGCCCACTCACCGTTCACTTTGAGGACGAAGCCAGCGTCCTGGCTGCTTCCTCCGCGTTCTGCGACAGTAACCACGTAGTATCCGGCATCCTGCAGCCGCAAGTCCGACAGGCCCATCGAGCCATTGTCGAAGGACTGGACTCTGCTCAAGTAATCCACTGTTATGTTGGTGTACACCCCCGGCTGCCAAGTCCCGATGGTGCGGCTCACCGCTCCGGACATAAAGGTCCATTGTATGGTGTGTACCCCATTGCAAGTAACGTCAACTGAAAAGAACACATCGTCCTGCACCGACCTGGTCAGGCTCCTCTGTGGAGACTGGATGGAGATGGCGCCAGCTTCCAAagtgtgaagaagaaaaacaaatgaatacatatGAAGATATGATGGCCAGGTAGATAAATGATTGTTCTGGGTCAAACCTTTACCTTTTCTGGCCAATGGTGGCTCATTCACATTGAACCCCTCGTACAGCAATAAAATGATTGCTATGAACattcttttaaatataaaattaaaCGCCTGTTGCTGCAGGAATGAAATCAGCTGAACAAGCCGAGGCACACATAATCTGCCTTTCAATTGGGCTTCTGTCTATTCTGGCCCCTCATCAAATATTTCCACATGAGTTTCTGTGGGGGTGGATTCTTCTAGTGGTGCATTTGCTTACGGTAAAGAATTCCACCTGAGGGTATTCAGACACAAAAATCTGTGAGTGCTGTGTCACATCTATTTGTCCAATTGTATATAGCCCACATTGTCATTTACATATTTGAACccccaaacaaaaggaaaccTGTCCCAGGATGTACAGAAATCCAATAGATGAAAGTGTACAGAAAGTACAGAAACTATTCAGCCTTAAGCAACTATCAGATTGGGAAATAGGCATAGTATCTACCACACAAATGAAATACACGAGCTTCCTGAAGAAGTCCAAATTAAATTATGTTGAAATGCTTACCTAGGTAACACATATATAATGTGATGCTGACAAGCACAGCAACATCTTGTACATCCCAGAACCTGAAATTCCACATTGGAATCCAAGACCCATTGATCGAACTGCAGTAGAATGTCCTCTGGGTTATTTTACATTCTCAAATGCTTTGCTCTCTCTCGTTGTCCTTCCAAAACAGCCTTTTACGCGTCCACGCGAGTGTCCTCTTCCACTGTCTTTCGTATAGCTGTTTTTCTGCGTGCCTTTCCCGGGTTAAAATTGTGAGAAATCAAGAGTTCCCGTCACAGAAGCGCTGgagttcctcttcctctctcaaaACTGCGGTGGATTGTTTCTCGTTGCTGCACAAGTCAAAGCCGGCCAGCACGCGCCTAAGAGACGGGTTCATCCAGAGATTACCGAGCAAACAGGTGAACTCACGGACATCCACGCACTTATAGTCTAGTAAGTAAATTAAAATAAGTATGTGCGTCTGCCGCCAACCACCACCGTCCAGAGAAAATGCACTCACCTGTATACGCAGACGTACTAGCCTGTTAAAGTGAACCAGGAGACGTTGATACTCGTGCTGTGACACACCTGGTGAAActtgtcagacaggaagtgcgTGTTCACACGTATGCAGCGAGGAACATGAACGCACAGTGGACCAACTTCTGTTTACGACTCATGAGTGTGCTTGAATATCTGTGCGTTACAACATGTTCATTTCagattactttttaaaatatgtctCATCATATTTGATTGAATCATCGAGCgacatttttacaataatttTAATCGTATTTCCCATAGAGAAACTGAACAAAACTTCAAACCACCTGTTAATCGAAATGAAAGGAGACATCCTACCATTTATCTTAATGTTAGACTTGAAAAAAATACGCCCATCTCTATCAAGAGCTCCTTTCACGTCGTGCCATCAGGTCGCAATTATCTTAGTATGTGTTCTATAGATATTTCAATAGGTCTGCTAGCTATAAAGTGTTTGTATCAACGTTCTACTTCGCATTGGACTAACGCGCACCACGTGTCCGGAAGTAAACAAGGAGACTCATTTGCAAACACACGTTTAACGTGAATGTCGCAAACAAAATTGTACCGGTGGTACATTGTCGCTATTTTACactcttgttgttttatttggggGTTAATAAAGTTGTAGTTCAGTCCGCAAACCATCCGTGAGAGTGTCTGTGAGGGGAATGACTTCCTCATCTCCGACATGATGTCgctatcgcttctcggccttttggctaagatcaagtgtagtatctgttcttatcagtttaatatctgatacgTCCCCTACCCGGGGACCATATATTAAATTGATTTTTGGAATAGGGAGATGGAATAGGGGCTTGCTCCGTCCACTCCACGCATCGACCTGGTATTGCAGTACCTCCAGGAACGGTGCACCCCCAAACCTGTACAATATAAAATACCATGGCAGAAGTGTGCACAGTG
Coding sequences:
- the med17 gene encoding mediator of RNA polymerase II transcription subunit 17 gives rise to the protein MSGGPAVRVSIESTCEKQVQEVALDGTETYVPPLSMSQNLAKLAQRIDFSQGSDSEEDGIDGKPRDREWTKQEPEEEEGTVKFQPSLWPWDSVRNNLRSALTEMCVLHDVLSVVKEKKYMALDPVSQDPTAGKTPQVFQLISKKKSLGTAAQLLLKGAEKLSKSVAENMENRRQRDFNSELLRLRSQWKLRKVGDKILGDLSYRSAGSLFPHHGTFEVIKNTDLDLDKKLPEDYCPLDVQIPSDLEGSAYIKVSIQKQAPDIGDLGTVTLFRRPPKTKAGTQQWHVKLEAAQNVLLCKEIFAQLSREAVQIKSQIPHIVVKNQIISQPFPGLQLSISLCHSTGEKKNHRATPDKPKPDDHLYVLEHNLHQMMREFHKQQLSSVVMPHPASAPFGHKRMRLAGPMAYDKAEITSLQHNEGLLEKIIKQAKHIFLRSRTARTIDSLASRIEDPQIQAHWSNINDVFESSVKVLITSQGYEQICKSIQLQLNIGVEQIRVVHRDGRVVTLSHQEQELQDFLLSQMSQHQVHAVQQLAKVMGWHVLSFSNHVGLGPVESIGNASAVTVASPNGEYAISVRNGPESGCKVLVQFPRSQTKELPKSDVIQDAKWSHLRGPSKEVHWSKMEGRNFVYKMELLMAALTPCP
- the vstm5 gene encoding V-set and transmembrane domain-containing protein 5 isoform X2, whose protein sequence is MFIAIILLLYEGFNVNEPPLARKGKGLTQNNHLSTWPSYLHMYSFVFLLHTLEAGAISIQSPQRSLTRSVQDDVFFSVDVTCNGVHTIQWTFMSGAVSRTIGTWQPGVYTNITVDYLSRVQSFDNGSMGLSDLRLQDAGYYVVTVAERGGSSQDAGFVLKVNEVLYEDLQYLAVSALALACLAGLLMLAMWLLDRAYRKIVAWRRRKQMPETDATELQPL
- the vstm5 gene encoding V-set and transmembrane domain-containing protein 5 isoform X1, which gives rise to MWNFRFWDVQDVAVLVSITLYMCYLAGAISIQSPQRSLTRSVQDDVFFSVDVTCNGVHTIQWTFMSGAVSRTIGTWQPGVYTNITVDYLSRVQSFDNGSMGLSDLRLQDAGYYVVTVAERGGSSQDAGFVLKVNEVLYEDLQYLAVSALALACLAGLLMLAMWLLDRAYRKIVAWRRRKQMPETDATELQPL